From the genome of Methanothrix soehngenii GP6:
ATATCGATTTGCTCATGACCTATCCATTCTCTCTGCCAGCCAGCTCTGGCAAGCGGATTTATATCTTGAGCGGGCATGGTTTTTTCTGATTTGGCAGGCCAGCAGGGATTGCAGATGATGATAGACATTGTATCACCGGGAACATACACCTACGGCTCCCTGGTTTTGGGCGGGGTGCTGAGGGACAGAGGGCATGATATAAAGATCACCAGAAAGCTGGAGTCCCGAGGTGAATCAGTCCTCCTCAGCCTCTTCTCCACCCTTCAGCTCCTCGACCCAAAGATCCGAGATTTTGTGGCTGAAAGAGGGAATGTTTGCGTGGGAGGTCCGGTGAGCCTCTGCCCGGAGATGGTCTTGGGTGAGCTGAATCCCAAAGCGGTGGTCAGCGGTGAGGGTGAGGATATAGTGGCCCCGCTAGTAGAGAACGGGCCGGAGGGGCTGGCAGGCGTAGCCTATCGTCATCAGGGAGAGATCATAAAGTCGCCCCCAGAGCCCGTCGGCTCCTTGGACCATATCCTTCCCCTGATTCCAGATGACCTGGGCCAGCAAAACGTCCGAGGAGCCAACGTCTACATCGAGACCCACCGAGGATGCCTGGGAAGCTGCACCTTCTGCCAGGTCCCTCGCTTCTTCGGCCGGAGCATCAGAAGCCGGAGCATCGAGAATATCGTGGATGAGGTGAAGGAGATGAAGCGCCTGGGCGTGAAACGGGTAGCCATAAGCGGGGGCACGGGATCTCTCTTCGGCTATCGCAATAAGATCAATCGAGAGGCTTTTGTGGAGATGATCCGTTCCCTCTCCCAGATCCTGGGCAAGAGGAATTTATCCGTGCCGGACATGAGGGTGGATCTGGTGGACGAGACAGTGCTGGAGGCGGTTCGCGACTATACCATCGGCTGGGTATTCTTCGGCCTGGAGAGCGGGAGCGACAGGATCCTCAGGGCGATGAGAAAAGGGGTCACAGTGGAGGATAACCTCCGGGCAGTGGAGCTTGCCAAGAGCCTGGGAGTGAAGGTAGGAGGCAGCTTCATTGTGGGCTATCCCGGGGAGACCCGGGAGGACTTTGAGGAGACGATGAGCTTCGTAGAGGAGTCGATGCTGGATGATGTGTTTGTAAGCATAGCCGAGCCCATCCCCGGAACCCCACTGTCTGCGCAGGTCCTGGATATGCCAAAAGATGTGCTGGCACTCTACCAGGAGCATCAGGGAGAGTATCAGGCCCTCCGGCTCTCCGAGGCGGAAGCGCGCTGCTTTGAGCTGATGCTGCAAGGAGAGGGATGCAAGCCTGTTCCCAGAGCGCTGAGCCAGGATCTTTACAATGCCTATCTGGACGAGAGCCGGGGCCAGGGCAGGGATATCAAGAGGGTCATTGAGCTCCTGGAAAAATACCGGGATGTACTTCCCCATTAATCTTATTATATATTAAAAGCTTTTTTTCGCGTGATAAAAAAAAGAAAAATGGTGCGTAGGTCGATTGACCTACACAGCGGGCATAACCAAGGATCTCTCGCCTGCAGCGCGGAACTCGCGTGCACCGCCCTTGCCGAAGCAATCGCGGACGTTGGCAAAGTCGAAGACCAATCCGGGGTTGG
Proteins encoded in this window:
- a CDS encoding methyl-coenzyme M reductase glutamine C-methyltransferase produces the protein MMIDIVSPGTYTYGSLVLGGVLRDRGHDIKITRKLESRGESVLLSLFSTLQLLDPKIRDFVAERGNVCVGGPVSLCPEMVLGELNPKAVVSGEGEDIVAPLVENGPEGLAGVAYRHQGEIIKSPPEPVGSLDHILPLIPDDLGQQNVRGANVYIETHRGCLGSCTFCQVPRFFGRSIRSRSIENIVDEVKEMKRLGVKRVAISGGTGSLFGYRNKINREAFVEMIRSLSQILGKRNLSVPDMRVDLVDETVLEAVRDYTIGWVFFGLESGSDRILRAMRKGVTVEDNLRAVELAKSLGVKVGGSFIVGYPGETREDFEETMSFVEESMLDDVFVSIAEPIPGTPLSAQVLDMPKDVLALYQEHQGEYQALRLSEAEARCFELMLQGEGCKPVPRALSQDLYNAYLDESRGQGRDIKRVIELLEKYRDVLPH